From the genome of Primulina huaijiensis isolate GDHJ02 chromosome 11, ASM1229523v2, whole genome shotgun sequence:
TTTGtaacaataatataaattttcttattGTTTCACCTTCAAATTTGTTATCATTACCAACATAGATGAATCTTTAAACCTCACTTGGTTTACGTCAATCCAGGCAAATCTGCAAAGACACAATGATGTGAGTTGTTGAACCATAATCTATCCACCACATGTGTCTAGGAACTGAATTTATATTCACCTCGGAACAAACCATATTTAAAAGCATACATTTCTTAGCACGCCAAGCATGATAATTTGTACATTACTTCTTGAAATGACCATCATTTCCACAGTAGAGACAACCAGACATCGAGAATGACAAGGATTCTTCTACTAATTTTTCGAAGGCTGTGTATCAGCAAATTCCTTAACCttcattttttctcttttatccgTCGAGAGAGAGGCATAGTGAATACTTTCTGTCTTGTCTTAATTCAATCTTTTCTCTTCCTGAACACAGTGTGAGATGAGCTCATTCAGAAATCAAGTATCTTTCTCACAGTTATAACTCATCTTAAACTGGTTAAACTTGAGAGGAAAAGATATCAAAACCACATGCACTAGCAAGTTCTCAAAGAGGTCAAGTTTCAGTATTTTCAACCTTGAAGAAAGATGAAATATTTTCACAATGTACTCCCTTATGTTGCCGTTACGCTTGTACCTCATTGAAACGAGGCTTGCTAAGAGTGTACCAAATTCAGACTTTTCAATATTAGGTAACTTGTTTCGAGATCCTTAAAAAAATACTTAGCCGTAGCAATGTCACTAGACATTGTTTCCCTGGATTATAGAATGACTATTTTCATGATCATCATACACATACGATTCGATCTCTCCTACATTTTAAACTCTTTCTTTTCATCAGAGGTACTTTTATCCGTAATAGTGGGAGAATAGTCAACCCTTTTCGTAAAATCCAAATCCACGACTTGGAGAAATATAACTAatccttatatatatataaaatataggcCAAAAAATTATGGATACAAAATCagaaaaaacgaaaaaaagaaGATTATTTTCGAATTTCTCCTTTGCAACAGTTGGAAAAAAATATCGGCCAAAAAATTATGGATACAAAatcagaaaaatgaaaaaagaagaaTATTTTCGATGATCGATCGGCTTGGATCGTTTTAACATTTGTTCCACCAAAAAACCCATTGCATTAGATACATGTATAACAATGTATCATGATGTTGATTAAATTACATAAATTTGTATTAGACAAATTCTTTCATCTCCAAATGATTGCATATTTTACCCACATGCACATGAGTTCAACTCGAACTCGAAACTCAATCCCAAAACGTCAGTCCGCAACCTATTTATCTTCCATTAACTTTGAAGTTGTTGCCGTTGCCTCTGCAGATTAATTAACTTATAATAAGCTCCATCTTTGCTTTCCATTAGCAAAGAATGAGTCCCTTGCTCTATAATCTTGCCATCTTGCAACACAGATATTTGATCAGCATTTTGTATGGTTGATAACCTATGAGCTACAATAACCGTAGTGCGGTTCTTCATCAACCGATCCAAAGCCTGTTGAACTACTCGTTCCGACTCCATATCTAGAGCACTGGTAGCTTCATCCAGCAGCAAGATTGAAGGGTTTTTTAAGATAGCTCTTGCAATGGCTACCCTTTGCTTCTGTCCACCAGAGAGTTGAACACCTCTTTCCCCAACTTTGGTTGAATACCCCTCGGGAAGTGCAGAGATGAAACTATGAGCATTAGCTTGTTTAGCCGCTTCGGTAATCTCACCTTCTGTCGCTCCATCTTTGCCATAGAGGATGTTTTCATATATGGATGTGGCGAAGAGGGCCGGTTCTTGCTGCACGAGGCCAATATGTTTCCTTAACGACTTGAGTTTTAGTCTCTTGATGTCTTTCCCTGTTTAAATTCAgtggacatgatcaaaattgtTGGCGACACTAACTGTTGTTTTTTCAGAATAAAGTCTGAAGTTTAAGCCACATCaagttaattaatcttttttagaaaaaatatttagtaTTAGGAAGTGAAGTTACCATCTATTGCGACTTTGCCCGATGTAGGATCGTAAAATCTCAGCACGAGAGCGATGACAGAACTTTTACCCGAACCGCTTTGGCCTACCAGTGCCATGCTTCTTCCCGCATGAACCTTTAGATtgaaatccttaaaaattagaACATTAGGCCGTGAGGGGTAGCTAAATTCGACATCCTTGAGCTCAATTGTACCATCTACTCTCGAAACATCATCTCCAATGTCATTTGCAATCTCTGTCCTTCGATCAAGTACCTCGAAAACAGATGCCAGCATTTGGTTTCCCTTCAAGAGATCGGGTGCCATGGCGAGGGTCTCTCCCATAGCTAAGGCTGTTACTATCAATACCATAAACGCCTTCATGACGGATTTGAAACTAGCTAGCTCCCTCTCCATGAGAGTGGATCCATacctaaaaaaaattgagagttaaaaatattcaatttttaccTTAATGTGGCTATAGAATTTACAGTCTGCTAATTGAATATTAGTCAAAAATTGTGGATACAAGTGAAACATTCAGTCAATGTGATAGAACATTAAAGCTgagaaaattatttgatttgattcattTTGTTTTAGTATCTTTCTTTTCTAATCACGATTCTATCACAATATCGATTTGGATCAACTTTTCTAGGAAACCTTACATGAAGCGCGAGTTAGATTATCGTACCATAAAGCAAGACCATACGAAGAGAAGATAAAAAACTGTGAAACCCCGTAAAATATTCCTGCAGCCTGACCACGTCTGAAGGAATGCCGAGATGGTTCAACTAGCTCTCTTGCATAAAGATCGATAACCTTCTCCTCCGAGCAGAACGCAGCAACAGTTCGTATATTACTCACAGCCTCACCAGCAAGCATATTAGCTTTGAGATAGGCTTTGGCCAAGTCACCACCATAGCCTTTCATGAAAAGTTTCTGAAGACATTACAGGAAACAGCTCATTAAAAGAAGTATGGATATAGTTTCCTACTGAAATGGTACATAGCTAGAAATGAGTGTATATGTACCTCACTGATATGACCACTTATGATTAGAGGATATGTTGCTATAACAACAAGGGTGAGTCGCCAGTTCAAGATGAAGGCGATAATGAATGAGGTGACGACCAAGCCTAAGTTCTGCAAGAGGATTGTTGAGCGATCGACTACTACTGTTCGTAGTAAAGTTGCTTCAGTTTCTAATTGAGACGAAAGCATCGAGCTCGTATTGTTTACATCATCAAACCACCCTATCTCGTTTCTCAACATGGCTGCCAAGAAATGAGGCAGATCAAGAATACtgatgtaaaatataatataaaacttaaaatatataataaaaaatgaaaaatgaggGGCTTTAAGGTTAGGGAGATGGGGAGTAATACATgtagttaaataataaaatttacccTTAAACATCATTGTTCTAACGCGAAGCGTTAGCCGTTCTCCCATGATCCCAAAACATAGATGTGTAATCGCATGAACGATAAGGGTCACAACAGCACCTCCACAGAAGAGCAATGAAATTTTCTTGACCTCACGACATGTTGTCTCCCAATCCATGTAATAAGATACGAGAGCTTGAGTGACTCCGAGTGCAAAGAGAGGCATTTGTGCCCCAGCAATGAACGCACCGATGGTTCCAAAAACTCCATAAAACCAGTCAGGGCGTATCATGGAGAATAACCTGTTCGAAGAAACTCGTGGTGGTTTCACATTCTCTGGTCCATCACCACCTAATCTGCTAAATGACCTCTCAGAACGAAAACTTGCACCGTGACTTCTTGTCGTTGTTCGTGATAATTCCCTCGAAAACCTAATGCTTCCTTCTCGTGAATACCGAAGGCTGCATGaatttacaaataaaattttgtaagaACCGATCCAAAATATTTGAAGGGATACTAAAATGTGCGTTGATTCAATCCAAAATATTTGAAGGGACACTAAAATGTGCATTGATTCAACATCCATCAAGTGAAACTCAAACCTTAGAGGTACTCCCATTGAGTATGATGGCACACGATTCAGGGCAGCAGTTTCTTGAAGTTGGACAAGTGAAGCATATGCACTATTTGGCCTCGAGATGAGCTCTTCGTGGCTTCCAGTTTCTACTATGACACCGTTTTGCACAACTGCTATAATATCGGCATTTCGGACAGTTGATAATCGATGAGCCACGACGACTGTAGTTCTTCCAACCATCAAACGGTCGAGAGCCTCCTGCACACTTTTCTCTGATTCTGCATCAAGGGCACTTGTAGCTTCATCCAACAGCAAGATGGAAGGATTCTTCACTATTGCACGAGATATTGCGATTCTTTGTTTTTGTCCACCAGAGAGCTGGATTCCTCGTTCACCCACCTGAAAAAACATGTCCGAATATATCTTCGTGAGGATAAAGATTTGAGGAGTTTTAGGATACATTCTTGTCAGTTTGAAAAGAATATATACGTACCTGAGTTTCGAATCTGTCAGGAAGGTTGTTAATGAAGTTAATGGCTTCTGAAAGTTTCGATGCACGAGTGATTTCTTCATGAGAGGCGTCGTTTTTCCCGTATAGAATGTTGTCCCGTATGGTGGTGGCAAA
Proteins encoded in this window:
- the LOC140987572 gene encoding ABC transporter B family member 2-like isoform X2, which codes for MIALAGGIYAYVATGLIARVRKSYIKAGEIAEEVIGNVRTVQAFAGEERAVKSYTTSLLNTYKYGRKAGLAKGVGLGTLHCVLFLSWSLLVWFTSVVVHKNIANGGDSFTTMLNVVIAGLSLGQAAPDITAFIRAKTAAYPIFEMIERNTVSKTSSENGKKMSRVEGHIQFNNVSFSYPSRPDVMIFNRLCLDFPSGKIVALVGGSGSGKSTVISLIERFYEPLSGNILLDGIDIRELDLKWLRQQIGLVNQEPALFATTIRDNILYGKNDASHEEITRASKLSEAINFINNLPDRFETQVGERGIQLSGGQKQRIAISRAIVKNPSILLLDEATSALDAESEKSVQEALDRLMVGRTTVVVAHRLSTVRNADIIAVVQNGVIVETGSHEELISRPNSAYASLVQLQETAALNRVPSYSMGVPLSLRYSREGSIRFSRELSRTTTRSHGASFRSERSFSRLGGDGPENVKPPRVSSNRLFSMIRPDWFYGVFGTIGAFIAGAQMPLFALGVTQALVSYYMDWETTCREVKKISLLFCGGAVVTLIVHAITHLCFGIMGERLTLRVRTMMFKAMLRNEIGWFDDVNNTSSMLSSQLETEATLLRTVVVDRSTILLQNLGLVVTSFIIAFILNWRLTLVVIATYPLIISGHISEKLFMKGYGGDLAKAYLKANMLAGEAVSNIRTVAAFCSEEKVIDLYARELVEPSRHSFRRGQAAGIFYGVSQFFIFSSYGLALWYGSTLMERELASFKSVMKAFMVLIVTALAMGETLAMAPDLLKGNQMLASVFEVLDRRTEIANDIGDDVSRVDGTIELKDVEFSYPSRPNVLIFKDFNLKVHAGRSMALVGQSGSGKSSVIALVLRFYDPTSGKVAIDGKDIKRLKLKSLRKHIGLVQQEPALFATSIYENILYGKDGATEGEITEAAKQANAHSFISALPEGYSTKVGERGVQLSGGQKQRVAIARAILKNPSILLLDEATSALDMESERVVQQALDRLMKNRTTVIVAHRLSTIQNADQISVLQDGKIIEQGTHSLLMESKDGAYYKLINLQRQRQQLQS
- the LOC140987572 gene encoding ABC transporter B family member 2-like isoform X1 → MNNQSAESDASTDEKNEKDWSKKPAPKKVSISKLFTFADSYDYLLMFVGSIGACVHGASVPVFFIFFGKMINVIGLAYLFPKEASHHVAKYSLDFLYLSIVIMFSSWTEVAFWMHSGERQAAKMRIAYLRSMLNQDISVFDTEASTGEVISAITSDIIVVQDAISEKVGNFLHYISRFLAGFAIGFIRVWQISLVTLSIVPMIALAGGIYAYVATGLIARVRKSYIKAGEIAEEVIGNVRTVQAFAGEERAVKSYTTSLLNTYKYGRKAGLAKGVGLGTLHCVLFLSWSLLVWFTSVVVHKNIANGGDSFTTMLNVVIAGLSLGQAAPDITAFIRAKTAAYPIFEMIERNTVSKTSSENGKKMSRVEGHIQFNNVSFSYPSRPDVMIFNRLCLDFPSGKIVALVGGSGSGKSTVISLIERFYEPLSGNILLDGIDIRELDLKWLRQQIGLVNQEPALFATTIRDNILYGKNDASHEEITRASKLSEAINFINNLPDRFETQVGERGIQLSGGQKQRIAISRAIVKNPSILLLDEATSALDAESEKSVQEALDRLMVGRTTVVVAHRLSTVRNADIIAVVQNGVIVETGSHEELISRPNSAYASLVQLQETAALNRVPSYSMGVPLSLRYSREGSIRFSRELSRTTTRSHGASFRSERSFSRLGGDGPENVKPPRVSSNRLFSMIRPDWFYGVFGTIGAFIAGAQMPLFALGVTQALVSYYMDWETTCREVKKISLLFCGGAVVTLIVHAITHLCFGIMGERLTLRVRTMMFKAMLRNEIGWFDDVNNTSSMLSSQLETEATLLRTVVVDRSTILLQNLGLVVTSFIIAFILNWRLTLVVIATYPLIISGHISEKLFMKGYGGDLAKAYLKANMLAGEAVSNIRTVAAFCSEEKVIDLYARELVEPSRHSFRRGQAAGIFYGVSQFFIFSSYGLALWYGSTLMERELASFKSVMKAFMVLIVTALAMGETLAMAPDLLKGNQMLASVFEVLDRRTEIANDIGDDVSRVDGTIELKDVEFSYPSRPNVLIFKDFNLKVHAGRSMALVGQSGSGKSSVIALVLRFYDPTSGKVAIDGKDIKRLKLKSLRKHIGLVQQEPALFATSIYENILYGKDGATEGEITEAAKQANAHSFISALPEGYSTKVGERGVQLSGGQKQRVAIARAILKNPSILLLDEATSALDMESERVVQQALDRLMKNRTTVIVAHRLSTIQNADQISVLQDGKIIEQGTHSLLMESKDGAYYKLINLQRQRQQLQS